From Streptomyces asiaticus, one genomic window encodes:
- a CDS encoding MFS transporter produces the protein MTDPSVAARLDRLPITKLHKRFAGVMALGNFFEIYELFLAGVLATTLKTTFDLAGFELSLVLASAFVGAFVGAVVIGRLADRVGRRTAYMVTLTLYSAATLGCALSPDLWTLVIFRFVAGVGLGGELPVTDSFLGDILPPARRGYYVAWAFTGAYLAVPAVGFLGLVLVDGAPLGVAGWRWMFAIGSLGALLTFLVRRGLPESPRWLESVGRTAEADAVTSRFEKAAEAEGWTPPAGSGEAEQPPDAGSPVEPVPVRAIFRRPLARRTVIMAILWILAPIGFYGFGNLATLVLADKGFDLDTSLAYLTFSFIGYPLGSALSVLIMERVERKWILSASLAGMAVFGLMYGSARSAAMIIASGFCFTVVANVMSNSGHIYQLEQFPTSVRTTATGWLYSLSRLSTAAAPFYLVPLLDAYGAAVAFTVVAVAMLLAAVAVVFGVRTTGLGLEAISAPARAAARAAVARPGDPGGVTSPVGSTSPVIPENTH, from the coding sequence GTGACTGACCCCTCCGTCGCGGCACGGCTCGACCGGCTGCCGATCACCAAGCTCCACAAGCGCTTCGCCGGTGTCATGGCGCTGGGCAACTTCTTCGAGATCTACGAGCTGTTCCTCGCCGGGGTTCTGGCGACCACGCTGAAGACGACCTTCGACCTGGCCGGCTTCGAGCTGTCGCTCGTCCTGGCCTCGGCGTTCGTCGGAGCCTTCGTCGGGGCCGTGGTGATCGGGCGGCTCGCGGACCGGGTCGGTCGGCGGACCGCGTACATGGTCACGCTGACCCTGTACTCCGCGGCCACGCTCGGCTGCGCCCTGTCCCCGGACCTGTGGACGCTCGTGATCTTCCGCTTCGTGGCCGGTGTCGGCCTGGGCGGGGAGCTGCCGGTGACGGACTCGTTCCTGGGCGACATCCTCCCGCCGGCCCGGCGCGGCTACTACGTGGCATGGGCCTTCACGGGTGCCTACCTCGCCGTACCCGCCGTCGGCTTCCTGGGTCTGGTGCTGGTGGACGGCGCTCCGCTCGGTGTCGCCGGATGGCGCTGGATGTTCGCCATCGGGTCGCTCGGGGCCCTGCTGACGTTCCTGGTGCGCAGAGGTCTGCCCGAGTCGCCTCGCTGGCTGGAGTCGGTCGGACGCACGGCGGAGGCCGACGCCGTCACCAGCCGCTTCGAGAAGGCCGCCGAGGCCGAAGGCTGGACGCCCCCCGCGGGCTCCGGCGAGGCCGAGCAGCCGCCGGACGCCGGGTCTCCGGTCGAGCCGGTGCCGGTCCGGGCCATCTTCCGTCGGCCGCTGGCCCGCCGCACGGTGATCATGGCGATCCTGTGGATCCTCGCGCCCATCGGCTTCTACGGCTTCGGCAACCTCGCCACGCTCGTCCTCGCCGACAAGGGATTCGACCTCGACACCTCGCTGGCCTATCTGACCTTCTCGTTCATCGGCTATCCGCTCGGCTCCGCCCTCTCCGTGCTGATCATGGAGAGGGTGGAACGGAAATGGATCCTGTCCGCGTCGCTGGCCGGCATGGCGGTCTTCGGGCTCATGTACGGGAGCGCCCGCTCGGCGGCCATGATCATCGCTTCGGGTTTCTGCTTCACCGTGGTGGCCAATGTCATGTCAAATTCGGGCCATATCTACCAGTTGGAGCAGTTCCCCACGAGTGTGCGCACCACCGCCACCGGCTGGCTGTACTCACTGAGCCGGCTCTCGACGGCGGCCGCCCCCTTCTACCTGGTCCCTCTCCTGGACGCCTACGGAGCGGCGGTCGCCTTCACCGTTGTCGCCGTGGCGATGCTGCTGGCCGCGGTCGCGGTCGTCTTCGGCGTACGGACCACGGGACTGGGGCTGGAAGCCATCTCGGCTCCGGCCCGCGCGGCGGCCCGCGCCGCGGTCGCCCGGCCGGGCGACCCAGGAGGGGTGACGTCTCCCGTCGGGTCCACATCCCCCGTCATTCCCGAGAACACGCACTGA
- a CDS encoding creatininase family protein: MTARALKELAAQDAPVLLPVGSTEQHGPHLPTGVDDFLSAEACRRAARIMVAQGRPVAVAPSLWCGLADHHVEFGGTFTLTLATYHALLRDVCRSILMAGFSKILIVNGHGGNVTALNAISGELSRELSAPIAVTSYFTAGQARIAEILEDQDTLMHACEGETSMAMAIVPDLVDRGRLPEAVGPEIALQSDPSEAIHVPRPFHTVTSSGVAGDARRASAEKGDAILDACAEAIAEWLMK; encoded by the coding sequence ATGACCGCTCGCGCTCTCAAGGAGCTGGCCGCCCAGGACGCACCGGTGCTGCTTCCCGTGGGCTCCACCGAGCAGCACGGTCCGCACCTCCCCACCGGCGTTGATGACTTCCTCAGCGCGGAGGCATGCCGCCGGGCAGCGAGGATCATGGTCGCTCAGGGCAGGCCCGTGGCCGTCGCTCCGTCCCTCTGGTGCGGGCTGGCGGACCATCATGTCGAGTTCGGCGGCACCTTCACCCTCACCCTGGCGACGTACCACGCGCTGTTGCGCGATGTGTGCCGCTCCATCCTCATGGCCGGCTTCAGCAAGATCCTGATCGTCAACGGCCACGGCGGCAATGTCACGGCCTTGAACGCCATCAGCGGTGAGCTCTCCCGGGAACTGTCCGCGCCCATCGCCGTCACCAGCTACTTCACGGCCGGGCAGGCGCGGATCGCGGAGATCCTGGAGGACCAGGACACCCTGATGCACGCCTGCGAGGGCGAGACATCCATGGCGATGGCGATCGTGCCGGACCTCGTCGACCGGGGACGGCTCCCCGAGGCGGTCGGCCCGGAGATCGCGCTCCAGTCGGATCCGAGCGAGGCGATCCACGTACCGCGCCCGTTCCACACGGTCACGTCGTCGGGCGTGGCGGGTGACGCGCGCAGGGCGTCCGCCGAGAAGGGCGACGCCATTTTGGACGCATGCGCGGAGGCCATCGCCGAATGGCTGATGAAATAA
- a CDS encoding propionyl-CoA synthetase — protein sequence MTQAPKQDGYAAEYRRSLDDPEGFWLDAARAIDWTVAPTRALDASEAPLYRWFPDGRLNTCHNALDRHVDAGRGEQLALVYDSPVTGRKAAFTYRELRDEVARFAGVLTGLGVAQGDRVVIYMPMIPEAVVAMLACARIGAVHSVVFGGFAARELAVRIDDARPKLVIAASCGIEPARVVPYKPLLDDALALAEHQPEHCVIRQRPQCTAEMTGRDLDWDRVMETAEPVGCVPVGATDPLYILYTSGTTGRPKGVVRDNGGHAVALRWSLENVYDTHPGEVFWAASDVGWVVGHSYIVYAPLLTGCTTVLYEGKPVGTPDAGALWRVIAEHRVTALFTAPTAIRAVKKEDPRGALLDAHDIGSLRHLFLAGERLDPETYRWATDLLGVPVVDNWWQTETGWPIVANPMGLEPYPLKAGSPTVPMPGYDVRILDATGRDAPPGADGAVAIRLPLPPGTLLTVWQDDARYVRSYLSAYSGYYLTGDGGRKDDDGYVYVMGRVDDVINVAGHRLSTGAMEEVLAAHPDVAECAVVGVADPLKGQVPRGLVVLKAGLDRDPRGIATELVAAVRETIGPVAALRRVDVVAALPKTRSGKILRRTMRDIADGRDTELPSTIDDPAVIEALRPVLRGDV from the coding sequence ATGACGCAGGCGCCGAAGCAGGACGGCTATGCGGCTGAGTACCGGCGCAGCCTGGACGATCCGGAAGGCTTCTGGCTGGACGCCGCTCGTGCCATCGACTGGACCGTCGCCCCGACCCGGGCCCTCGACGCGTCGGAGGCCCCGCTGTACCGGTGGTTCCCGGACGGGCGGTTGAACACCTGCCACAACGCTCTGGACCGCCACGTCGACGCCGGGCGCGGCGAGCAACTCGCGCTGGTGTACGACAGCCCGGTCACCGGCCGCAAGGCGGCGTTCACCTACCGGGAGTTGCGTGACGAGGTCGCGCGGTTCGCCGGAGTGCTGACCGGGCTCGGGGTGGCCCAGGGCGACCGCGTCGTGATCTATATGCCGATGATTCCCGAGGCTGTCGTCGCCATGCTGGCCTGCGCCCGCATCGGCGCCGTCCACTCGGTCGTCTTCGGCGGATTCGCCGCGCGTGAGCTCGCCGTGCGTATCGACGACGCCCGCCCCAAGCTCGTCATCGCCGCCTCGTGCGGCATCGAACCGGCCCGTGTCGTGCCGTACAAGCCGCTGCTGGACGATGCCCTCGCGCTGGCCGAACACCAGCCGGAGCACTGTGTCATCCGCCAGCGGCCGCAGTGCACGGCGGAGATGACCGGCCGTGACCTCGACTGGGACCGGGTCATGGAGACCGCCGAGCCGGTCGGCTGCGTCCCCGTGGGCGCCACCGACCCGCTGTACATCCTCTACACCTCCGGCACCACCGGTCGGCCCAAGGGCGTGGTGCGCGACAACGGCGGCCACGCGGTCGCGCTGCGCTGGTCCCTGGAGAACGTGTACGACACCCACCCCGGTGAGGTCTTCTGGGCGGCCTCGGACGTCGGCTGGGTCGTCGGCCACTCCTACATCGTCTACGCGCCGCTGCTCACCGGCTGTACCACCGTGCTCTACGAAGGCAAGCCCGTCGGCACGCCGGACGCCGGTGCGCTGTGGCGGGTGATCGCCGAACACCGTGTGACGGCACTGTTCACCGCGCCGACGGCGATCCGCGCGGTGAAGAAGGAGGATCCGCGCGGAGCGCTTCTGGACGCCCATGACATCGGATCGCTGCGCCATCTGTTCCTGGCCGGCGAGCGCCTGGACCCGGAGACCTACCGCTGGGCCACCGATCTGCTCGGCGTTCCGGTGGTCGACAACTGGTGGCAGACCGAGACCGGCTGGCCGATCGTCGCCAACCCGATGGGCCTGGAGCCCTACCCGCTCAAGGCCGGTTCGCCCACCGTGCCCATGCCCGGCTACGACGTGCGCATCCTCGACGCGACGGGCCGCGACGCGCCGCCGGGCGCCGACGGCGCGGTGGCGATCCGGCTGCCGCTGCCGCCCGGCACGCTGCTCACCGTGTGGCAGGACGACGCACGGTATGTGCGCTCGTACCTGTCCGCCTACAGCGGGTACTACCTCACCGGCGATGGCGGCCGTAAGGACGACGACGGCTATGTCTACGTCATGGGCCGCGTCGACGACGTGATCAACGTGGCCGGGCACCGGCTGTCCACCGGCGCGATGGAGGAGGTGCTGGCCGCTCACCCGGATGTCGCCGAGTGCGCTGTCGTGGGCGTCGCCGACCCGCTCAAGGGGCAGGTGCCGCGCGGTCTCGTCGTGCTCAAGGCGGGCCTCGACCGCGATCCGCGGGGCATCGCCACGGAACTCGTCGCCGCCGTCCGGGAGACGATCGGCCCCGTGGCGGCGCTGCGCCGGGTCGACGTGGTCGCCGCCCTGCCCAAGACGCGCTCGGGGAAGATCCTGCGCCGCACCATGCGCGACATCGCCGACGGCCGGGACACCGAGCTGCCCTCCACGATCGACGATCCCGCGGTGATCGAGGCGCTGCGACCGGTACTCCGCGGCGACGTCTAG
- a CDS encoding NADPH-dependent F420 reductase has product MRIGIIGAGHIGSTLARHFASIGYEVAIANSRDPDTLADLVTDIGGRIRAVTAEEAARTGEAVVVSIPYGRYRELPTEPLRGKVVIDTCNYYPERDGNDPDLDSDATTSSEKIQAHTGANLVKAFNAIYWENLRDHARPKGATDRVAIPLSGNDEEAKAAVAGLIRDIGFDPVDAGHLGGGGRKHQPGSRVYATELSSAETSALLSVA; this is encoded by the coding sequence GTGCGCATCGGAATCATCGGAGCGGGTCACATCGGCTCGACGCTGGCCCGCCACTTCGCCTCGATCGGCTACGAGGTGGCGATCGCCAACTCCCGAGACCCGGACACCCTGGCCGACCTGGTGACCGACATCGGCGGCCGGATCCGCGCGGTGACCGCCGAGGAGGCGGCCCGGACCGGCGAGGCGGTGGTCGTGTCCATCCCCTACGGCCGCTACCGGGAGCTGCCGACCGAACCGCTGCGCGGCAAGGTCGTCATCGACACCTGCAACTACTACCCCGAGCGGGACGGAAACGACCCGGACCTCGACTCCGACGCCACCACCTCGAGCGAGAAGATCCAGGCTCACACCGGTGCCAACCTGGTCAAGGCGTTCAACGCGATCTACTGGGAGAACCTCCGCGACCACGCCCGCCCCAAGGGCGCCACCGACCGCGTGGCCATCCCGCTGTCCGGCAACGATGAGGAGGCCAAGGCCGCCGTGGCCGGACTGATCCGCGACATCGGCTTCGACCCCGTGGACGCCGGCCACCTGGGCGGGGGCGGCCGCAAACACCAGCCGGGCAGCCGCGTCTACGCCACCGAGCTGTCCTCCGCCGAAACCAGCGCCCTCCTGAGCGTCGCCTGA
- a CDS encoding Uma2 family endonuclease, producing the protein MTALPDWMRPPRAEGWFAEDLDRLPEAPRHTELIDGALVFMMSPQRSWHGRLVTALTTTLMEQASDGFDIEREMTIRLDARNRPEPDLLVTTKPFDPDRTWYAPEDVQLVVEVVSPESAHRDRTVKLRKYAEAGIQHYWRVEEQDGAPVVHVYELDEPTGVYAPAGIFRQILERPVPFKIKIDLSRLVPNRKS; encoded by the coding sequence ATGACCGCACTGCCCGACTGGATGCGCCCGCCGCGCGCGGAAGGCTGGTTCGCGGAGGACCTGGACCGTCTCCCCGAGGCACCGCGCCACACCGAGCTCATCGACGGCGCACTCGTTTTCATGATGTCGCCCCAGCGGTCATGGCATGGCCGTCTCGTCACCGCCCTGACCACCACGCTGATGGAGCAGGCATCGGACGGCTTCGACATCGAACGAGAGATGACCATACGGCTCGACGCCCGCAATCGCCCGGAGCCCGATCTCCTGGTGACCACGAAACCGTTCGATCCCGATCGCACCTGGTACGCCCCGGAGGACGTACAGCTGGTGGTGGAGGTTGTCTCGCCCGAGTCCGCGCACCGCGACCGTACGGTCAAGCTGCGCAAGTACGCGGAGGCCGGGATCCAGCACTACTGGCGTGTGGAGGAACAGGACGGCGCGCCAGTCGTGCATGTGTACGAACTCGACGAGCCGACGGGTGTCTACGCTCCGGCAGGCATTTTCCGGCAGATCCTGGAGCGCCCCGTCCCGTTCAAAATCAAGATCGACCTGAGCAGGCTTGTACCGAACCGGAAGAGCTGA
- a CDS encoding M1 family metallopeptidase, translated as MSGSRAAGTARRRFSRVAPGVLLIALCAGCTGGAGAQGAGGAQDAGGASGAGAGGAGIGDALFPRLGNGGYDVRGYRLALDYTPGSHHLKGTARITARADRALSSFHLDLDGLRVRKATVNGRPAKAARSGTELVLTPAAALPEGRTFTATVVYDGEPKTLTGEDTGKEGWLRTHDGAVALGEPTGSMTWFPGNHHPSDKAAYDIAVTVPRGYTAVSNGELKGQETRGRRTTFRWHTGEPMASYLATVAIGRFGVRTTTTGQGLPAYLAVDPTEAAGAKDIARQVDDVITWESRTFGPYPFSSTGAVVGHLPGLGYALETQTKPFFDAAPDQALVVHELAHQWFGNSVTPRVWKDMWLNEGFATYAEWLWEEDHDGRSAQQIFDDFYDGTDDESEGIWDFPPADPPTVASVSDPPVYGRGAMVLHQLRRAVGDTAFFTILRTWLKDHRHGNADTKQFIELCERKSGKDLTRLFDVWLYGEGKPKKP; from the coding sequence ATGAGCGGGTCACGCGCGGCGGGCACGGCGAGACGGCGCTTCTCGCGGGTGGCGCCCGGGGTGCTGCTCATCGCCCTGTGCGCAGGGTGCACCGGGGGTGCCGGGGCGCAGGGTGCGGGCGGGGCGCAGGATGCGGGCGGGGCGTCCGGTGCCGGGGCGGGTGGCGCCGGGATCGGGGACGCGCTCTTCCCTCGGCTCGGCAATGGCGGCTACGACGTGCGGGGCTACCGCCTCGCCCTCGACTACACCCCCGGCTCGCACCATCTCAAGGGCACCGCCCGGATCACCGCCCGCGCGGACCGCGCCCTGAGCTCCTTCCACCTCGACCTCGACGGGCTGCGGGTGCGTAAGGCCACGGTGAACGGCCGCCCCGCCAAAGCAGCCCGCAGCGGTACCGAGCTGGTGCTCACCCCCGCCGCGGCCCTCCCCGAGGGCCGCACGTTCACGGCCACCGTCGTCTACGACGGCGAGCCGAAGACCCTCACCGGCGAGGACACCGGGAAGGAGGGCTGGCTCCGCACCCACGACGGCGCGGTGGCCCTCGGCGAGCCGACCGGCTCCATGACCTGGTTCCCCGGCAACCACCACCCCTCCGACAAGGCCGCCTACGACATCGCCGTCACCGTTCCCCGGGGCTACACCGCCGTCTCCAACGGCGAGCTGAAGGGACAGGAGACCCGGGGCCGCCGCACCACCTTCCGGTGGCACACCGGCGAGCCCATGGCGAGCTACCTGGCCACGGTCGCCATCGGCCGCTTCGGCGTCCGTACGACGACCACCGGCCAGGGCCTGCCCGCGTACCTGGCCGTCGACCCCACCGAGGCCGCCGGTGCCAAGGACATCGCCAGGCAGGTCGACGACGTCATCACCTGGGAGAGCCGCACCTTCGGCCCGTACCCCTTCTCCTCCACCGGCGCCGTCGTCGGCCACCTCCCCGGCCTCGGCTACGCCCTGGAGACCCAGACCAAGCCGTTCTTCGACGCGGCCCCGGACCAGGCCCTCGTCGTCCACGAACTCGCCCACCAGTGGTTCGGCAATTCGGTCACGCCCCGGGTCTGGAAGGACATGTGGCTCAACGAGGGCTTCGCGACCTACGCCGAGTGGCTGTGGGAGGAGGACCACGACGGCCGTAGCGCCCAGCAGATCTTCGACGACTTCTACGACGGCACCGACGACGAGAGCGAGGGCATCTGGGACTTCCCACCCGCCGACCCCCCGACCGTCGCCAGCGTCTCCGACCCGCCCGTCTACGGCCGCGGCGCGATGGTCCTCCACCAGCTCCGCCGAGCCGTCGGCGACACGGCCTTCTTCACCATCCTCCGCACCTGGCTCAAGGACCACCGCCACGGCAACGCCGACACCAAGCAGTTCATCGAGCTGTGCGAGCGGAAATCGGGCAAGGACCTGACCCGCCTCTTCGACGTGTGGCTGTACGGCGAGGGCAAGCCGAAGAAGCCCTGA
- a CDS encoding GntR family transcriptional regulator, with protein MAFGDQPAYLRVADDLRKKITAGELPPHARLPSQARIREEYGVSDTVALEARKVLMAEGLVEGRSGSGTYVRAQPVPRRVVRGGFHTAGETTPFRQEQADDRITGAWEAESEQEEAGGEIAGRLGVEVGERVMRTRYVFRSQGEVVMLSTSWEPLELTGRTPVMLPEEGPLAGRGVVDRMAALDLVVDNMAEEVGARPGRAEEVLALGGVPGHWVMVVSRTYFAGGRPVETADVVVLAERYRIAYRLPVK; from the coding sequence GTGGCCTTTGGTGACCAGCCCGCATACCTCCGCGTCGCCGACGATCTGCGGAAGAAGATCACCGCGGGTGAGCTGCCGCCGCATGCGCGTCTCCCCTCTCAGGCCAGGATCCGGGAGGAGTACGGGGTTTCGGACACCGTGGCGCTCGAGGCACGCAAGGTGCTGATGGCCGAGGGGCTGGTCGAGGGGCGTTCCGGGTCGGGGACGTATGTGCGGGCGCAGCCGGTGCCGCGGCGGGTGGTCCGGGGTGGGTTCCACACCGCCGGGGAGACCACGCCGTTCCGGCAGGAGCAGGCCGACGACCGGATCACCGGCGCCTGGGAGGCCGAGAGCGAGCAGGAGGAGGCCGGGGGCGAGATCGCCGGGCGGCTGGGGGTCGAGGTGGGGGAGCGGGTGATGCGCACCCGCTATGTGTTCCGGTCGCAGGGGGAGGTGGTGATGCTCTCCACCTCCTGGGAGCCGCTCGAGCTCACCGGCCGTACGCCCGTGATGCTGCCTGAGGAGGGCCCGCTGGCCGGGCGCGGGGTCGTCGACCGGATGGCCGCCCTCGACCTGGTGGTGGACAACATGGCGGAGGAGGTCGGCGCGCGCCCCGGCCGGGCCGAGGAGGTGCTGGCGCTGGGCGGGGTGCCGGGCCACTGGGTGATGGTCGTCTCGCGTACGTACTTCGCGGGCGGCCGCCCGGTGGAGACCGCCGATGTGGTGGTGCTGGCCGAGCGCTACCGGATCGCGTACCGGCTCCCGGTGAAGTGA
- a CDS encoding purine-cytosine permease family protein: MTDAVDTVTPEAGAPTQAGAPTQAGEPTTAPRRGYARLAADESREDYSLRYAPHSYRRWSPTMVASTALGGIAYLADFAIGASIVFTYGFTSGIASILTAATIIFLTGIPIARACATYGLDMDLITRGAGFGYFGSTLTSLIYASFTFIFFALEGSIMAQAMHQALHIPLPVGYLLTTLIVIPIVFRGMGALAKVQAWTQPIWLIGLALPFVVLAFEAPDSWGAFASFGGTEGAGSGFDWIGYGLGTGVALSLIAQIGEQADYLRFMPVKTDENRRRWNLAVLAAGPGWVVIGAAKQIGGAFLAFVALDAVGKTHALEPIAPQIEALKPWLGSVALPAAALFVVVSQIKINVTNAYSGSLSWSNFFSRVTHRHPGRVWYIFLNLAIALALMEMNMFAVLNKLLGFYSNVGIAWIAAVAADLVINKPLGLSPKYIEFKRAYLHPVNPAGFGAMVIASAVSIVAFFGAFGEVAEAFSTFIACGLALVLCPLLAWLTGGRYYLARTNPVNGPGADVPDITATHLCASCETAYELPDIADCPVRAGAVCSLCCSLDAECGDVCRKAPTGEPVLMPLPTVGGPAVGGPAVAGPSAST, encoded by the coding sequence ATGACGGATGCGGTCGATACGGTCACACCTGAGGCGGGAGCGCCAACACAGGCGGGAGCGCCAACACAGGCGGGAGAGCCGACAACCGCCCCGCGGCGCGGCTACGCCCGGCTGGCGGCGGACGAGAGCCGTGAGGACTACTCGCTGCGCTACGCACCCCACTCCTACCGCCGCTGGTCGCCCACCATGGTCGCCTCCACGGCGCTCGGCGGCATCGCCTATCTCGCGGACTTCGCCATTGGCGCGTCCATCGTCTTCACCTACGGCTTCACCAGCGGTATCGCCTCGATCCTCACCGCGGCGACGATCATCTTCCTGACCGGCATCCCCATCGCCCGCGCCTGTGCGACCTACGGCCTGGACATGGATCTGATCACCCGGGGCGCCGGATTCGGCTACTTCGGCTCGACGTTGACCTCGCTGATCTACGCCAGCTTCACCTTCATCTTCTTCGCGCTGGAGGGCTCGATCATGGCGCAGGCCATGCATCAGGCCCTCCATATCCCGCTGCCGGTCGGCTATCTGCTGACCACCCTCATCGTGATCCCGATCGTCTTCCGCGGTATGGGCGCGCTCGCCAAGGTGCAGGCGTGGACCCAGCCGATCTGGCTGATCGGGCTCGCCCTGCCGTTCGTGGTGCTGGCCTTCGAGGCGCCGGACTCCTGGGGCGCGTTCGCCTCCTTCGGCGGGACCGAGGGCGCGGGCTCCGGATTCGACTGGATCGGATACGGCCTGGGCACGGGTGTCGCGCTCTCGCTGATCGCACAGATCGGTGAGCAGGCCGACTATCTGCGGTTCATGCCCGTGAAGACCGATGAGAACCGGCGGCGCTGGAATCTGGCGGTCCTGGCCGCCGGCCCCGGCTGGGTGGTCATCGGCGCGGCCAAGCAGATCGGTGGCGCCTTCCTCGCGTTCGTGGCGCTCGACGCGGTCGGCAAGACCCATGCGCTGGAGCCCATCGCCCCGCAGATCGAGGCGCTGAAGCCCTGGCTGGGCTCGGTCGCGCTGCCCGCCGCCGCGCTCTTCGTGGTGGTCTCCCAGATCAAGATCAATGTGACCAACGCCTACAGCGGCTCGCTGTCCTGGTCCAACTTCTTCTCCCGGGTCACCCACCGCCACCCCGGCCGGGTCTGGTACATCTTCCTCAACCTCGCCATCGCGCTGGCGCTGATGGAGATGAACATGTTCGCGGTGCTCAACAAGCTGCTGGGCTTCTACTCCAACGTCGGCATCGCCTGGATAGCCGCCGTCGCCGCCGATCTGGTCATCAACAAGCCGCTCGGGCTGAGCCCGAAGTACATCGAGTTCAAGCGGGCGTATCTGCATCCCGTGAACCCCGCCGGATTCGGTGCGATGGTGATCGCGTCGGCGGTCTCGATCGTCGCCTTCTTCGGGGCCTTCGGGGAGGTGGCCGAGGCGTTCTCGACCTTCATCGCCTGTGGTCTGGCGCTGGTGCTCTGCCCGCTGCTGGCCTGGCTCACCGGGGGTCGCTACTACCTGGCCCGGACGAACCCGGTGAACGGGCCCGGTGCCGACGTCCCGGACATCACCGCCACCCACCTGTGCGCCTCGTGCGAGACGGCGTACGAGCTGCCGGACATCGCCGACTGCCCGGTGCGGGCGGGGGCCGTCTGCTCGCTGTGCTGCTCGCTGGACGCCGAGTGCGGGGATGTGTGCCGCAAGGCGCCCACGGGTGAGCCGGTGCTGATGCCGCTTCCCACGGTGGGCGGCCCCGCTGTGGGCGGCCCCGCTGTGGCCGGCCCCTCCGCGAGTACATGA